The sequence below is a genomic window from Anaerocolumna chitinilytica.
TATAATCTTTCAGGTGCTAATACTTGTAAAGTTATTAAAAAAAGGGTATGCTTTCACTATAAAACAAATAGGAGACAAATAAATGGAAAAAACTTATGAATTTCTTAAAAAATGCGGAACTTATTATATTGCAACAATGGATGGGGACAAGCCCCGTGTAAGACCTTTTGGAACTGTGAATATATTTGAAGGGAAATTATACATTCAGACCGGTAAGGTAAAAAATGTATCAAAGCAAATGCATGCCAACCCTAAAATCGAAATCAGTGCATTTACGGAAGGAAAGTGGATTCGCCTGGAAGCTACCGCTGTGGTAGATGATAGAATCGAAGCACATCAGAGTATGTTCGAGGAATATCCTTCTCTTTTAAACATGTACAAACCTGGTGACGGAAATACAGAAACCTGGTATCTAAAGGATGCAACCTCTAAGATTATTTCCATTGGCGGAGAAGTTATTGTAGAGAACTTTTAGTAACAGGAGTTACAAGACTGGGGGATTAGACAGAATGTATTTCAAGCATATTCTTGGAATTCAAGATATTGCAGATAGAAAGCTTACGTTAAGAAATACAGTAAGAGCGGTAATTCTCATAGAGGGTAAACTCTTAATGATTCAAACCAAAAGAGGAGATTATAAGTTCCCCGGCGGGGGAATGAAACCGGAGGAAACTTACTACCAGGCTATTCTGCGGGAAGTAAAAGAAGAAACCGGTTATAGGGTAACAAAGGTCATAGAAAAGATTGGCGAGATTATAGAGAATTATGATGATTCCTATGAAGAAGGGGCAGTATTTTCCATGACCTCTGTTTTTTATCGCTGCGAAGCAAGCCTTGATAACTTTCAGCAGGAACTCGATGAATATGAGAAGGATTTGGAATTTCAGCCGGTTTTTATTAAGGCAGAGGAAGCCATTCTTTGCAATGAGGAGTTATTATCAAAGGATTTG
It includes:
- a CDS encoding pyridoxamine 5'-phosphate oxidase family protein, producing MEKTYEFLKKCGTYYIATMDGDKPRVRPFGTVNIFEGKLYIQTGKVKNVSKQMHANPKIEISAFTEGKWIRLEATAVVDDRIEAHQSMFEEYPSLLNMYKPGDGNTETWYLKDATSKIISIGGEVIVENF
- a CDS encoding NUDIX hydrolase, which produces MYFKHILGIQDIADRKLTLRNTVRAVILIEGKLLMIQTKRGDYKFPGGGMKPEETYYQAILREVKEETGYRVTKVIEKIGEIIENYDDSYEEGAVFSMTSVFYRCEASLDNFQQELDEYEKDLEFQPVFIKAEEAILCNEELLSKDLEHKISFLPREISALKEIIKYI